GCTTGCCGTTCTGGCGCGTGTAGCGGCGTGTCTCGATCTCGCCCTGGCCGGCGACATCCACGCTCGCCTTGCCGTCCACGATCATGTACGGCAGGTACACGCCGATGACGTTCTCCGGGGTGAACTCGTCCTTGAATTCCTTCAGCGCGAACATGCGGCGCTTGTCCACGAACTGGCGGATGCGGGCGACCGCGTCGTCCTTCTTGATGTGGAAGGGCAGGACCGCGTCCGGCACCGCACCGTTGGCCACCTGCTCGTTGACGCCGAAGACGTGCCGGCACCAGTGGCAGCGCGCGGTCATCGCGTTGTCGGTATTGATCGTGACCTCGGCACCGCAGCCGGTGCACTTGAAGCTCATCAGGCTGGCGGCATCGGCCGCGATGTTCTGCGCGCCCGACGCGATGATCGTGCCTTCCAGGTCATCCAGCCCGGTGCCGAGCCCGAACTCCTCCTCCACCCGCTGGCCGTGCCATTCGTTGCGGCAGTAAAGGCAGACGAGCAGGTCGCTGCCGGGCTTCTGGCGGATCTCGGTGGAGCCGCATTTCGGACAGCGGTTGAGGCCGTCCTTGAGCTCCTCGGCGGAGGTGTTGATGGCGATGGGGTCGGGCGCCAGCACCTCGTCGCGGATCGGGTCGGGCAGCGTCTCCGGATCGATCGGAAAACTGCCCGGCGCCGGCGGCACGTCCCGCGGCGAGCCGGGTCCGGTGGGCGCAGCCTCCGGCGCGGAGGAGTTATCAGGCCTGGACATGGGCGCTTCCGGGAACGCCGCTTACAGACCGAGCGCCTTGGTCTTGGCCGCGTCGTAGTCGGCCTGGGTGATCAGGCCCAGATCGAGCATTTCCTTGGCCTTGGTCAGCCTGGCGATGGGATCGTCGGCAGCGGCGGGTGCCGCCGGGGCGGCGGGCGTCACCGGCTGCTGCAGGCTGCCCATGCCGCCCATCATTCCCGACGCCATGCCCAGGCCCATGATCCCGGCTGCACCGCTGTTTTCGCCGGCCGACTGCATGCCGGCGGCGACGCTGGCCTGCAGGTTGGAGTTGCCGCGCGAACCGGCCAGCGCATCGGCACGCTGCACGGTCTTGAGCAATTCCCGCGTGTTCTCGTCGTACTCGATGGAGACAATGGCGGTCTTGACGATCGCCAGGCCGCGATCGGACTTCCACTGGTACGCGTTCTCGACCGCGACCGACAGGCTCTGGGCGAACCCGAGCGAATCCTGCTGCAGCTTGGTGATGCGATTGCCCTTGGCGGGATCGTTGGTGTACAGGCTGAACGCCGGCGCGAGCGAGCCGACCACTTCATTGAACAGCTGGCCGGCGGCGGCATTGTCCATGTCGGTGAAATCGAACACCTCGCCGGTCTGCAGGTATCGCGCCGGGACGAAATTCTTCACGAACAGGATCGGATCGACGATCTTCAGCGTGTAGGAACCGCGCGTCACCGCGCCGACCTGGGTGCCCAGGAAGCCGTCGTCCCAGTAGATTTCCGACTGGGTGCCGAAGCGGTTCTCGGGCAGTTCCTTCAGCGAGACGAAGAACGCAGCCTGCTGCGATCCGGGCTGGCCGCCAAACTTGAAGCGCTCCCAGCTCTGCTTGATCAGCGGGGAGACGATGCCGTTGCCGGCGAAGATCGACTGGGAGTCCAGATGGTCCGAGCGCCACTCGTAACCGCCCGGCTCGGCGGCGAATCCGGTGATCGCGCCGTCCTGGAAAAGCAGCAGCCCGTATCCTTCCGGGACGATGATCTTCGAGCCGTTGGTGATGATGTTTTCCGAGCCGCGGGTGTTGGAGCCGCGACCGGCGTTGGTGCCGCGCGGTACCGCGGCAAACAACGCCGCCGTCGCCGGCAGGCCGTCGGGAATCGTGTAGAAATCCTTCCACTGGTCCGCCAGCGCACTGCCCACCGCACCCACCACTGCCTGCACAAGACCCATGCCGATTCTCCGCGATTCATGGGCGGGCACCGTGCCCGCCGTATCTGCCGAACTATACATTCCCCGATAAACGCCGGAGTCGCGCGCGGCGGTTTGCAGCCACAATAGGGATCCCTCGACACACCTGACCCTGCATGGTCCCGTTGCGCATTGCCTTCATCTTCCTGCTGGTAGCCCTCAGCACCGTCGTGCATGTGGTGCCGTTGCTGGCGGTGGCGGTGATCAAGGCCGTGCTGCCGATCGACCGCCTGCGCAAGGCCAGCAATCCCTTGCTGACCGGCATCGCGGAAAGCTGGATCGGCATCAACAGCTGGATCGTGTCGCGGTTCTTCAAGACGCGCTTCGAGGTCCAGCACGATGGGGTCCTGCAGCGGGACGGCCATTACCTGGTGCTGGCCAACCACCAGAGCTGGGTGGACATCATCGTGCTGCAGAAGGTGTTCAACCGGCGCATTCCGTTGCTGCGGTTCTTCCTGAAGCGTCAGCTGTTCTGGGTGCCGCTGCTCGGACTGGCGTGGTGGGCGCTGGATTTTCCCTTCATGGGGCGGCATACGCCCAAGCAGATCGCGCGACGCCCCGAGCTGGCGGGTCGCGATATCGAGACCACCCGCCGCGCCTGCGAGAAGTTCCGCGAGATCCCGGTGTCGATCATGAACTTCGTGGAGGGCACACGTTTCACCCCGGCCAAGCACGCCAAGCAGGGCTCACCCTACCGTCACCTGCTCAAACCCAAGTCCGGCGGCGTGGCGTTTGTGCTCGACGCAATGGGGCAGGGGCTGCACGCGATCCTCGACATCACCATCGCCTATCCGGCCGGACAACCGTCTTTGATGGATCTGGTGGCCGACCGCGTGCCCGAGGTGCAGGTGCTGGTGCGACAACGCGCCATCCCGGAAGACCTGTTGGGTGGCGATTACAAAAACGACCGCGCGTTTCGCATCCGCTTCCAGCACTGGATCAACGGCCTGTGGCAGGAGAAGGATCAGGACCTTGGCGCGCTGCTGGGTGGCACGCTGGACGCGGTCGCTGACGATTAGCGGCTCTGCGGACCCGCCAGAGGCGCGACGGAGAGCGACCCGGCGTTCACGGCCAAGCCGTATGCTGCACTGCAGCAGGCGCATCGCCTGATCCCGGAGTTCGTGTTGAAACCACCTGAAAGCTTCCTCTCGCGCGTCCGCCGTGCCACACCGCGGGCCGTCGTATCCGGCGACCGCCGGAAACCTGCGCTCGATATCGCGGCGACGATCAACCAGGCGCTGACGTCTGCTGGTCTGCTCCCGCAGCGCGACAAGAATGCTGCCCCGGCTTTCGCCGGTGGCGTGCCTGCCGTGCCCGCCATGTCTGACCTGGCAGCGCGCTTCACTCCCACCGATACGCCGAGCGCAAGCCGCATTCCGCCGGCGCCGCCCGCGCGTTCGGCCACGAAGACACCGGGCGCGGCGGGCCAGTTCAAAGCGCCAGCCGGGATTACGCTCGAACGCAGCTACACGAACGCCGCCGGCACCCGCACATACCTGCTTTACGTTCCGCCCGGCCTCGACCTGGCCACCCCGGCGCCGCTGGTGTTGATGCTGCACGGCTGCACCCAGGACCCCGCCGACTTCGCCACCGGGACCGGCATGAATGCGCTGGCAGACCAGTTCGGCATGCTGGTGGCGTACCCGGCGCAGACCGCACGCGCGAACGGGTCCAACTGCTGGAACTGGTTCCGCGGCCAGGATCAGGCGCGCGGCGCCGGCGAGCCGTCGATTCTCGCCGGGATCGTTGCCGATATCGCGGCCGACCACCGGGTCGACCAGGCTCGCGTCTACGTCGCCGGGCTCTCTGCGGGCGCTGCGATGGCGGTGATCCTGGGGCGCACGTATCCGGACGTGTTTGCCGCGGTGGGCGCCCACTCGGGTCTGCCGTTCGCAGCGGCCACGGACATGTCTGGGGCCTTTGCGGCGATGCAGGGCAGGGCAGCCACGCCCGGTGCAGGGGCGAAGTCGAACGCCGCTGCTGCCCGCCGGTCAGCTCGGGCCGTTCCCATTCCCACCATCGTCTTCCACGGCGACGCCGATCGCACCGTGAACGCCAGCAATGGCCAGGCGATCGTCGACGACATCCTCGGATCGCACGAACCGTCCGACCGGCTTGCTTCCGCATCCGTGCAAGCCGAGGCCGGCGGGCGGGCCTACACCCGGCAGATCCACGCGGACGACTCGGGCCTGCCGATTGTCGAGTTGTGGGACCTGCATGGTGCAGGGCACGCGTGGAGCGGAGGAAATCCCGCGGGCAGTTTCACCGATGCCAGCGGCCCGGATGCCTCGGCTGAGATGCTGCGGTTCTTCCTCCGGCACACCGGGGCCGGCAACGGTTGACTCCCGCGGCAACCCGGTCGACGGCATGAGCCACGCGGCGTTCACCATCAATGGGTCCAAATGACGTCACCTGTCATCGGGAGTGCGCCATGAAGCAGCAAATCCGGACCATCGCCATGTTGTTGGCCGCGGGCATGTTGATGCTGCTGGCCGGTTGCGTGACGCCTGGCGCCTACGGGTCGCAAGGCGGCTACGGCAACCAGGGTGGTTACGGCGTGCCCGGCGGCTACGAGTCCCCAGCCCCCGGGTACCCGTCCCAATACCCGGCCCAGTACGGCAGCCAACTGCTGGGTACGGTCGATAGCGTGGATCCGCGTTACGGCCGTCTATCGGTGGTCATTGATGATCCGCGCACGGGACGCAGGCAGCGGACCGATCTGCGCTACGACCGGAACACCCGCCTGTTCTACCAGGGCCGGCAGCACCCGGTCGACGGTCTGGAGCGTGGCGATGTGATCCGCATCGAAACCGCCCCGTCCGGGCGCGAGCTCTGGGCCCGATCGATCGAGGTCGTGCGCAACGTTCGCGACAGCGGCTATGGCGGTGGCTACGGCGACGACCCCTACGGCGTTGGCCAGGGCAACGACCTGCGCGGTTCGGTCAACTACGTCGACACGCGCGCGCGCCTGATCCGCCTCGACGGCGTCGGCTACGGCAACAACCAACAGGTCTCCTACGACGCCCGCACGACGGTGGAATACCAGGGCCGCGGCTACCGCCCCGAGAACCTGCAGCGCGGCGACCAGGTGCGCATCCAGGCGCGCCGCGTCGGCAACAACCAGTGGCTGGCGGAGCGGATCGTGGTGGAGCGTTCGGTTGGCCGCTGGTGACGCACAGTCGCTGAATATACCGGCCATGCGGCGGCAATATTGATTCCAAGCTCACGAGCGCTCTGCAAGATTGTCGCTTCCGCAATGCAAGAGCCCCACATGAATATCATTGACTTTGTAAAGAACGCTGGCGAAAAGATCTTCAAGCCGGGTGAGGCGCGTCGCGAGTCGGCCATTGAAAAGCACCTCGCCAAGTACGGGATCAGTGGCATCAAGGTCGAGGTGGACGGCGACAGGGCCACGCTGACCGGCACCGCTGCCGACACCGCGACACGCGAGAAAGCCGTGCTCATCGCCGGCAACATCGATGGCATCAGCAACGTCGAGGACCGGATCCAGGTATTGCATGCGACCCCGGCGCCGGTCGCCGCTGCACCGGCCACAACCGCGACGCAGCCCGCTTCGCCCGCAAGCACGACTGCCGAGGCTACGGGATGGGCATCGCGCACCTACACGGTGAAGTCCGGTGACTCGCTGTCCAAAATCGCCAAGGAGATGTACGGCGACGCGAGCAAGTACCCGCAGATTTTCGAAGCCAACAAGCCGATGCTGACGGACCCCGACAAGATCTACCCGGGCCAGGTCCTGCGGGTTCCTCCGCAGCAGTAGTCCAGGCGCTGGTTCTTCGATCGAGACAGCCGGGCTACCGGCTGTTTTCCTGTGGGGTGTCCGGGCTGGAACGGTGGATGTTGATCCACGTCAGTACGGCCACGCCCAAATGATGATTGGATGCGTGCCTGGACTCTTCTCCCCACGAGGTAATCACGTCATGTCTCCCCGCACTTCCGATTGTCGCCCCCGCAAGAAAGCCCTGGGTCCGGCGATCCGCGTCGCGCTGCTGGTCGCTGGATCTGCATTGGCGGGCAGTTTCGCCGCCAGCGCCGCACCCGCTCCAGCCGATGACGCTGGCTGGCAATTCAGCGGCGACTTCCGCGGCGGTTACTTCGCCAGCGAGCGGACGGCGCGTGACGGAACCGAATCCGACGAGGATGCGTTCAACGCGCGTCTGCGCCTGGCCTTCGAGCGCAGCCTCAACGAGACGTGGCGCTTCCGCACGCGCGTTGCGGGCCGCTTCAGCAGCGAGCAGGACGATCTCGACGTCTACCTGCACAGCTACGCGCCTACCCGCGGGGGTGCGGATTTCGGCGACATCACCCTGGACGAGGCCTACTTCGGCTATCAGGCGCCCGATGACGGGCTGCGCTTCAAGGTGGGCCGCATGCAGACCGCGTTTGCGGTTCCGGGTGTCGCCTCCAAGGGGCTGGACCGCAACGACAGCCCCAACATCGGAGTGAACTGGACCGACGGCGTGCACCTGGACATGCCCGTCGCCGGCGGATGGCGTGGCCACGTGATCGCCCAGTACCAGGACGCCAAGGGAAGCAGCAGCGTGACCGCTGCGCCGCTGGATTTCAGCGACAGTAGCAGTCGCGCGACGCTGTTCCTGGGCATGGAAAACAAGCAGCGCGTCGGTGCCATCACCCAGCGCATGCTGTCGCTGACCTGGATGCCCGACAGTCTGGCCGACCGTGGCCTGGGCGATCCGTCGCGGCAGGACTACGTGACGGTCGATGCGCGCATTGCCGCCGAGTGGCCGATGGGCGCGACAGGCGCGAAGTTCGTCACCGGCGCCGAGGTCGGTTACGCCATGGAAACCCCGCTCGACGCGGTCAGTGGCACGGGCGGCAACGGCGATACCGGGGGGCTCGCATGGCAGGTCCAGGCGAGCGTGTATGACTTCGCGCCCAGGCACAACATCGGCCTGGCCATCGGCCGCGCAGATGCGGGCTGGCTGATCTCGCCGGACTATCGGCCCAATGACAGCTCGGTGGAGGTGAGGTACCAGTGGCAGTTCCTGCCGAAGACCTCGATGGAGGCACGGGTCCGCGAGCGCCGCGAGCTCGAGCATCCGGCCGGCACGCGCGCGCGCGTGGATCGCGATCTCTACGTACGGGTGTCGCACAAGTTCTGACGGTGACGCCGCGCTGATCGGGGTTTATTGTCACGGGAACCCCCGCAGCGAGGTTCCCATGACCGCACCTCCCCGCAAGACGGCTGACGATTTCGATCCGGAAGTCCTCCGGCTTTTCGACCGGTACGTGCATGGGCAACTGGACCGGCGCGGCTTCCTGACCGGCGCGGCGCGCTTTGCGGTCGGGGCGACCACCGCGGCGGGTCTGCTGGCGGCGCTGGCCCCGCGCTTTGCCGCAGCCCAGCAGGTAAAACCCGATGACGATCGGTTGCGGGCGGAATACCTGGAGTTCTCGTCGCCCAAGGGTTATGGCACCGGTCGCGGTTATCTGGTCCGTCCGGCAAATGCGTCCGGTCCGTTGCCGGTCGTGCTGGTGGTGCACGAGAACCGCGGCCTGAATCCGCATATCGAGGACGTCACCCGTCGTCTGGCGCTGGAGGGATTCATCGCCTTCGCTCCCGACGCGCTGTTTCCGCACGGCGGTTACCCCGGTGACGAAGACAGGGCGCGCGCCGAGTTCGCCAAGCTCGACCAGACCAGAACCCGCCAGGACTTCATCGCGGCGGCGACCCTGCTGCAGTCGATCGATGGCGGCAACGGCCGCATCGGCGTGGTCGGGTTCTGCTACGGCGGCGGCATCGCCAATTTCCTCGCCACGCAACTGCCGCATCTGCGCGCAGCCGCGCCGTTCTACGGCAGTCCGCCACCGCTTGAGGATGTGCCCAACATCAAGGCCGACCTGCTGGTGGTCCTGGCCGCGAACGATGAGCGCGTCAACGGCGCGTGGGCGGCGTACGAAGCGGCCCTCAAGAAGGCCGGGGTGCAGTACGAGCTCTACCAGCCAGCGGGGACGCAGCACGGCTTCAACAACGACACGACGCCGCGCTACGACGAGGCGGCGGCGGCCGAAGCGTGGAAGCGGACGCTCGCGCTGTTCCGGCGCACCCTGATTCCGGAAGCGAAGCCCGGTTGAATTGTCGCTCCCGGGGCGGTTTGCTACGCTCGCCCGCACTCTGATCGGCGGGCAGCAGCATGCAAAGGCGACAGTTTCTGGGGCACGCAGCCGGCGCTGCACTTCTTCTGCCATTCCTGGGCTCTGCGAACGCGATGGCGGCAAACATGCTGGCGGTCAACGCTTCGGCCCGGGCGCCGGCGCCTGGCAAGTTGCTGCCAGTACCGCTGAAAAAAGGCGACTGGGTCGGACTGGTCAGCCCCTCGTCTGCACTCAATGACGAGTTCGACCTGCAGCTGGCGCGGGAGGTCATGGAAGCCCTCGGATTCAAGGTCAAGACCGGCGCGCACTACGCGCAGCGACGGGGTCACCTGGCAGGGACGGACGAGGAGCGGGCAGGTGACATCAACGCCATGTTTTCCGACCCCGAAGTCAGGGCCGTCATCGCCACGCGTGGCGGCTCGGGAGCGGCTCGGCTGCTGCCACTGCTGGATTACGAGGCGATCGGCCGCAACCCCAAGGCACTGCTGGGGTATTCGGATATCACCGCGCTGCACAACGCGATCCACGCGCGGACCGGCCTGGTGACCTTCCACGGGCCCAATGGCTCCGGCAGCTGGAACGGCTTCAACGTCGACCAGTTCGAGCGCGTCTTCTTCAAGCGCGAACTCATGCAGTACCGCAATGTGCAGGACGCCGGCGATGAGCTGGTACAGCGTCGCAACCGCACCGTCACCGTCACTGGCGGCAAGGCTTCCGGCGAGCTTGTCGGTGGCAACCTGTCGGTGCTGGTGGCCCTGGCGGGATCGCCGTACCTGCCGGATTTCACCGGCAAGATCCTGTTCCTCGAGGACGTCTCCGAGGCGCCGTACCGCATCGATCGCATGCTCACCACGCTGAAACTGATGGGCGCGCTGGACGGTGTCGCCGGGGTGATCTTCGGCGAGTGCAGCGATTGCGAGCCCGGCAACGGATACGGCTCGCTGACGCTGGCGCAGATCCTCGATGATCATCTCAAGCCGCTGAAGATCCCGGCCTACCGGGGCGCGATGATCGGGCATATCCGCCAGCAGTTCATCGTGCCGGTGGGCGGATTGGTAGAGATGGACGCCGATGCCGGCACCTTCCGCATGCTGGAGCCGGTGTTCGCGGCCTGACTCCTGTCGATCATCGCGGCCTGCCTGCAGTGGCGATCGTGATCAGGCCAGATATCGTCCGCAGACTCGACCTCGAAACCCCGTCCGCGCCGGGACGTCCGCGGCATATCGCCCCCGCTCGAACGGCCGTGCCCGGCAACGGACGCAACTCGGATTCGCTGTTAAATTGATCCGCATGTTGGCGATCCACCAGAAAAACGGCCCGCCGATGCGGGCCTTCGTGGTTGAAGGGGAGTTGCATGGGGAAGTACTCGAACGCGTGGAGGGCGGCATCGCTCGCGCTCCTGCTGGCCGTTGGAATGTCGGGCGCCGTCTTGGCTCGCGACACCGGTCAGACGACCGCAATCACCAACGCGCTGGTCTTTGATGGGACCGGGAGGTCCGCCTATCCGGCGACAGTGCTGATCCGCGACCAGCGCATCGTCGACGTGGGCCCCGATCTGAAGGTGCCCAAACGCGCGCTGGTGATCGATGCAGACGGCAAGACGCTGATGCCGGGGCTGTTCGACCTGCATACGCACTGGACGCCCAACTCCAGCCCGTCCTCCAGCGCGGTCTTGTCGGGGGTCTATCTGGCGGCGGGAGTCACCACCGTCAACGATTTCCACCAGGCGCCCGAATCCTATGCGCCCCGGCGCGAATGGCTGGGCAGCATGGCCGCCGCTCCGCATGTCAATTTTGCCGCGCGCATGAGCACGCCCCTCGGTCACGGTGCCGACTGGGCCGACACGGCGACCACGCGATGGGTGAATTCGCCGGATGCGGCGCGCCTTGCCGTCCGCGAGCTGGCGCCGTACAAGCCCGACATGATCAAGGTGTTCACCGATGGCTGGCGCTACGGCCACATGCCCGACAACACCAGCATGGATCCGTGGACGTTGACGGCGCTGGTCGAGGAGGCGCACGCCAACGGACTCAAGGTCGCCACCCACACCGTCACCGCGGAACGGGCGGGATGGGCCGGCGAGGCGAAGGTCGACCTGATCGCCCACAGCATCCAGGACCGCGTGGTGGATGCAGACACCATCGCGCGGCTGAAGGCCGGTGCTACGTTCTACGCGCCGACGCTGGCGGTCTACGAGCCGGTCAAGATGGGCAGTTCGCCGCCGGCCGATCCCGAGTCGCCCGCGTTTTTGAGCCGCCAGCGCAATTTCCGCAACGCGATGGAAAACGTTCGCGTGCTGCATGACGCCGGCGTACCCATAGCGCTCGGCACCGACGCCGGCATGCCGGGCACGCCCCACGGCGCGGCCACCTTGCGCGAGCTGGAACTGCTCGTCCAGGCGGGATTGACCCCGGCCGAGGCACTGCAGGCAGGGACCGCGACCAGCGCGGCAGCCATGGGCTTGCAGGACGATCGCGGCCGCATCGCCAAGGGCCAGCGCGCCGACCTGCTGCTCGTGGACGGCAAACCTTGGGAAAACATCCAGGACATCAAGAAGCTCAGCCGCGTCTGGCTGGACGGTCGACTGGTGCTCGGCCCGGGCGTGCAACTGCCGGCCAGCAACGCGCGCCCATACCCGCAGCCGGGGGTCGTGGGTCCGCTGGTGGATGATTTCGAGCGCGCGGACGAGCGCACGGCGCTGGACACACTGCGCACCGACGACAATGACGGCGGCAACGACCGCACCTGGCAATTGACCCGGGTCGTGGTGCGGGACGGCGGCGGGCACGCGCTGCGGACCATGGCACGAATGTCCAGCAAGGATCGCGCCTACGCCGCGGTGGTGCTGCCATTGAGCCGAGGTTCGGTAAAGCCGGTAGACCTGCGCGGCTATCGCGGCGTGCGTTTCGACATCCGCGGCGAAGACGGAAGCCACGCGCTGATGCTCAAAGGCCTGGAAGGCGGGCGATGGAAGACTGCGATCAGCGTGCAGCCGCAGTGGCAGCAGGTCAGCGTCGATTTCAGGCAGCTGGAGTACGCGCCCTATCGGGTGGTCGAGGGTGAGGACCGGCCATGGCGCGGCGACGATGCCACGGATCTGCAGTTCATCGTTGAAGGGGACGGCGCGAAGATGCCGTGGTTTGAACTCGACAATGTGCGGTTCTACTGAGCCGTTCGCTCGTATTTTTGCTGTGGCCACCACCAGGAGCGACATGTGAATTTGATGAGCAAGACAGCCGTGGCACTCTTCGCCGCACTGGCACTGCAGGGCGCGGCCGTCGCCGGACAGCTCGACCCCGCCAATGCCGATGCTGCCCCCGCGGGCACCACGGCCGCACAGGGCCAGCCGATGTTGCAGCGCCTGGACGCCTATGCACCGCAGATCATCCGCATGGCCGACCAGATGTGGCAGCAACCCGAGCTGGGCTATCTGGAAAACGCATCATCGGCATTGATGCAGGAGGAGTTGCGCGCCCACGGTTTCCAGATCGAGGCCGGGGTGGCCGGGATGCCGACAGCCTTCGTGGCGACCGCCGGCAAGCGCGGCAAGGGAACGGTGATCGGACTGCTGGCGGAAATGGACGCGCTGCCGGGAATGTCACAGGCCGCGGTGCCGCGGCGGCAGGCCATCGCCGGCCAGGATCCGGGGCACGCCTGCGGGCATAACCTGTTTGGCGCCGGCACGGTGGGCGCGGCGGTGGCGTTGAAGGAATGGCTCGACAGCAGTGGCACCGAGGGCGAGATCCGGGTATTCGGCACGCCGGCCGAGGAGGGCGGCTCGGGCAAGGTGTACATGGTCCGCGACGGACTGTTCAAGGACGTCGACGTGGCGCTGCACTGGCACCCGAACTCGCGGAATTCCGCCGCGCAGAGCATCAGCCTGGCAAACATCAGCGGCAAGTTCCGCTTCAGCGGCCAGGCCTCGCACGCGGCGATGGCGCCGGAACGTGGACGCTCTGCGCTGGATGGCGTGGAAGCGCTGAACCACATGGCGAACATGCTTCGTGAGCACGTGCCGCAGGAAACCCGCATCCACTACATCATCAGCAACGGCGGCGGGTCGGCGCCCAACGTGGTGCCGGCATCGGCGGAGGCTTATTACTACGTTCGCCACCCCGATCCGGTGGTGGTGCGCAGCGTGTTCAAGCGCCTCACCGACGCCGCCGAGGGCGCGGCGCTGGGCACCGGCACCAGCTTTGAATTCGAGCAGACCGGCGGCGTGTTCAGCCTTCTGCCCAACGACACCCTGGGCAAGGTCATGCATTCCTCACTGCAGCAGGTGGGCGGGGTGGAATACAGCGCGGCGGATGCCGCGTTCGCCAAAGAGCTGCGGACGCATCTCGAGCAGCAGGTCGATATCAGCGAAGCGGCAAAGATCGCACCGTATTCGGTTGACGGCGACGGCTTTGGATCGACCGACGTCGGCGATGTCAGCTGGGCGGTTCCCACGGTCGGCATGGGCGCAGCGACCTGGGTTCCGGGCACGCCCGCGCACAGCTGGCAGGCGGTTGCCGCGTCGGGCATGGGCATCGGCCACAAAGGGGCCGTTGTGGCGGCCAAGGCGTTGTCACTGGCCGCGATGCGGCTGTTCTCCGAGCCTGAGCTGGTGCAGCAGGCGCGAGCAGAGTTTGAACGCCGGCGCGGCAAGGACTTCCGTTATGAGCCCTTGCTGCAGCGAGAAAGCCCCCCGCTGGACTACCGGAAGTAATCGGATCGCGCGCCTGCCAAGCGGGGGCGTGCCCTTCAGCCGACGCTTTCATCTCGCGGCAATTCCGAACTGTCCTGCGCCCCCTTCAGCCGCATCAGGTGACGGTGCAGCATTTCCGTCGACAGGCCGTGCAGTGACAGGCGGTAGCCCGCGCGCAGGGTGGACATGGGCACCAGCGGGTGCTTGTTGTTGACCAGCCCGAGGTGCTCGCGTGCGTCAAGGATCGTGGCGACGTAGATGCCGATGGTTTCATCCAGCTGCAGCGAATTGGTCGCCCGCCAGAAATCGTCATCGCTCAGAAACAGCTGATAGACCGGCGTGAACAGCTCAATCGCGCTCTGCAGATCGAGGAAGTTGCGGCGCCGGTTGGGCATGTCCTCGATCCGCAGATGATCCGGCTGCTGGATCATCGAGAAATCCGGCGCGTCGACCTTGCCGAGCTGCTTTCCG
This genomic interval from Lysobacter ciconiae contains the following:
- a CDS encoding S66 peptidase family protein, producing MLAVNASARAPAPGKLLPVPLKKGDWVGLVSPSSALNDEFDLQLAREVMEALGFKVKTGAHYAQRRGHLAGTDEERAGDINAMFSDPEVRAVIATRGGSGAARLLPLLDYEAIGRNPKALLGYSDITALHNAIHARTGLVTFHGPNGSGSWNGFNVDQFERVFFKRELMQYRNVQDAGDELVQRRNRTVTVTGGKASGELVGGNLSVLVALAGSPYLPDFTGKILFLEDVSEAPYRIDRMLTTLKLMGALDGVAGVIFGECSDCEPGNGYGSLTLAQILDDHLKPLKIPAYRGAMIGHIRQQFIVPVGGLVEMDADAGTFRMLEPVFAA
- a CDS encoding amidohydrolase encodes the protein MSKTAVALFAALALQGAAVAGQLDPANADAAPAGTTAAQGQPMLQRLDAYAPQIIRMADQMWQQPELGYLENASSALMQEELRAHGFQIEAGVAGMPTAFVATAGKRGKGTVIGLLAEMDALPGMSQAAVPRRQAIAGQDPGHACGHNLFGAGTVGAAVALKEWLDSSGTEGEIRVFGTPAEEGGSGKVYMVRDGLFKDVDVALHWHPNSRNSAAQSISLANISGKFRFSGQASHAAMAPERGRSALDGVEALNHMANMLREHVPQETRIHYIISNGGGSAPNVVPASAEAYYYVRHPDPVVVRSVFKRLTDAAEGAALGTGTSFEFEQTGGVFSLLPNDTLGKVMHSSLQQVGGVEYSAADAAFAKELRTHLEQQVDISEAAKIAPYSVDGDGFGSTDVGDVSWAVPTVGMGAATWVPGTPAHSWQAVAASGMGIGHKGAVVAAKALSLAAMRLFSEPELVQQARAEFERRRGKDFRYEPLLQRESPPLDYRK
- a CDS encoding amidohydrolase family protein; translation: MSGAVLARDTGQTTAITNALVFDGTGRSAYPATVLIRDQRIVDVGPDLKVPKRALVIDADGKTLMPGLFDLHTHWTPNSSPSSSAVLSGVYLAAGVTTVNDFHQAPESYAPRREWLGSMAAAPHVNFAARMSTPLGHGADWADTATTRWVNSPDAARLAVRELAPYKPDMIKVFTDGWRYGHMPDNTSMDPWTLTALVEEAHANGLKVATHTVTAERAGWAGEAKVDLIAHSIQDRVVDADTIARLKAGATFYAPTLAVYEPVKMGSSPPADPESPAFLSRQRNFRNAMENVRVLHDAGVPIALGTDAGMPGTPHGAATLRELELLVQAGLTPAEALQAGTATSAAAMGLQDDRGRIAKGQRADLLLVDGKPWENIQDIKKLSRVWLDGRLVLGPGVQLPASNARPYPQPGVVGPLVDDFERADERTALDTLRTDDNDGGNDRTWQLTRVVVRDGGGHALRTMARMSSKDRAYAAVVLPLSRGSVKPVDLRGYRGVRFDIRGEDGSHALMLKGLEGGRWKTAISVQPQWQQVSVDFRQLEYAPYRVVEGEDRPWRGDDATDLQFIVEGDGAKMPWFELDNVRFY